Proteins co-encoded in one Papaver somniferum cultivar HN1 chromosome 5, ASM357369v1, whole genome shotgun sequence genomic window:
- the LOC113277538 gene encoding PLAT domain-containing protein 1-like produces MAKLITNFALHFLVFLAITSTSIIAQTTQQCDNEMIVNTGITRGPSDYKLAVIIEAIGGEGTINTTNLIKNWGAMGRGYTYFLPNSSDRFRTKLPCMPNNFCWIAIRGKKGELNPHWYINNITVSTKGPGVINRMKTFQFLEEIVTVYPDASHGECP; encoded by the exons ATGGCTAAACTAATTACAAATTTCGCACTACATTTTCTAGTCTTCTTAGCTATTACCTCAACATCAATCATAGCTCAG ACTACTCAACAGTGTGACAATGAAATGATAGTGAACACTGGCATTACCAGAGGACCATCTGATTACAAACTCGCCGTAATAATTGAGGCGATTGGCGGCGAAGGCACCATCAACACCACTAACTTGATTAAGAACTGGGGCGCTATGGGTCGAGGGTACACGTACTTTCTACCCAATTCGTCAGATAGATTCAGAACCAAGTTGCCTTGTATGCCGAATAATTTCTGTTGGATTGCGATCAGAGGAAAGAAAGGGGAATTAAATCCTCACTGGTATATAAACAACATCACAGTTAGTACAAAAGGTCCCGGTGTTATCAATCGTATGAAAACATTTCAGTTTCTTGAAGAGATTGTAACCGTTTATCCCGATGCTAGTCATGGAGAATGCCCATAA